GACGAGAATACAGGTGGAGGCGGTGAATGAATTGGAGCTGGAGGCGGCGGCGAGCTTCTTGGGGGTGGAGGCGGGGAGTGTACGGGTGGCGGAGGTGAGAAGGTTGGTGGGGGTGGGGAGTGTACAGGTGGCGGAGGTGGGGAGTGGACTGGGGGCGGGGGAGATCGAACTGGTGGTGGCGGAGAGTGTACGGGAGGTGGTGGAGAATGGACTGGAGGTGGGGGAGAGTGGACAGGAGGCGGCGGGGAATGAACCGGGGGTGGAGGAGAATGGACTGGCGGTGGAGGTGAATGGACTGGGGGCGGAGGTGAATGAACTGGTGGTGGAGGAGAATGAACTGGGGGCGGTGGTGAATGAACAGGAGGCGGTGGTGAATGGACCGGTGGTGGAGGAGAATGAACTGGGGGCGGTGGTGAATGAACTGGAGGCGGAGGTGAGTGTACGGGGGGTGGTGGTGAATGAATTGGTGGCGGGGGAGAGCGGACAGGAGGTGGTGGTGAGTGGACTGGAGGTGGTGGGGAGGATCGAactggtggtggtggtggtggtgagtGGACTGGCGGGGGAGGAGAGTGTACCGGAGGAGGCGGAGAATGGACTGGAGGTGGAGGAGAGCGGACAGGAGGCGGTGGGGAGTGAACCGGGGGTGGAGGAGAATGAACCGGAGGTGATGGTGAATGGACAGGCGATGGGGGAGATCGAACTGGTGGTGGTGGTGAATGAACCGGTGGCGGAGGAGAATGTACGGGAGGTGGTGGAGAGCGGGTTGGCGGTTTTGAAAGGGACCTGGACGGCGGGGGAGGAGAGCGAATCTTTCCAACTGGGGAATTGGCAATTGGGTCATCTGGGGTTGCGGGTGACCCATGATGGGGTGGCGAAGAGCGAATGGGGGGCGATGATGGCGAGGGCTTAGATGGTGGTGGAGGAGATTTTACCCTTCCGATTGGAGAATTATTAATTGGGTCATCTGGGATTGGAGGTGATGAGGTCGGTGGGCTTCGAACCGATGCCTTTGGCGGTTGTGATGTTTTCGGAGGGGTTGGAACCGGCTGTGGAGATGGCTTTGGAGATGAACTAGAAGGCGGTTTCGGCACTGGTTTAGGACTTGGCTTAGGCTTGGCAGGCTGTGAATGAGGCGGAGATGGGTGCTTCTCCGGCACCGGTGACGGCTGTGGCTGTGGTTTCGGCGACGAAGGCTTCTGTACTGGCGGAGTTGTCTTCTTCGGTGGCGAATTTGGTCGAGACGACGACGACGGTGTCCCGCACTTCGACCTGCTACAATCCACGGGTCGGCTCACCACCGGGTTGCATGTCCTCGCCGACTTCTGCCTCGGCCGATCAGGCAAGCAGTTGCTTGCGTCATCCAGCACAATGTCCGTCCTCGAAGGTGGCTCACACGCTTGGGCTTCTCCCTTGAAGTAGTTATACGAGAATGTGAAATTCGACAAGCTAGGCAAGCGGCAAACGTTCTCGGGAACAAACCCAGTGAGTACGTTGTGGGCTATATTCAAATGCTCAATTTGTTTGAGGCTGCTGAAGCTCCTTGGCAAAACTCCAGTGAATGAGTTGGCGCTTCCGTCCAACACTGTTACATTTCCAAGCAGCCCAATCTCCGTGGGCAAACACCCAGAAAGCCTATTGCCCGATAAGACGGCTTCGTGCAATGTGTTTGCCATGTTACCAATGGTGTGGGGAATGCAACCGGTAAATCTATTGTTGGCAATCACGATAACGGAGACCGGAGAGTTGCCGAGAGTGTCAGGAATGATCGACGTGAACCGATTGTTATTCAAAAACAGAGCATCAAGATCTTTGTTGAAGAGTTCCGGCGGCAACTCGCCTTCAAAATCATTGTACCTAAGATCGAGGTACTTGAGGCCTGGCAACGAGAGAACCACGGTGGGGAAGGACCCCACGAAGCGGTTGTTGCTAACATCAAACTCGTAGAGAAGAGTCAGCCTTGAGAAGCTCTTGGGAATGATTCCGCAGAACCTGTTCGAGTTAATGTGGAAGAGAGCGAGGTCGGTCATTAGGCCAAGCTCCACGGGGAGGTACCCGGCAATGTCCGCATTGTTGAGATCAACGCCGGCGACTACGCTCAGTTCCGGGTCGTCAAGAGCCGGGGCGCAGAAAACACCATTGTAGGCACACACATTGGGGCCGACCCAATTGCCGGTGGTGTTTAACGGATCCGAGTACATAGCTTTCTTCCATGCTTGGAGCGCAATGTAGGCTCGTTTAAGCCTAGAATTGGGGAAGGTGACAACGAGCTCAACCTCGTATTCGAAATCGTCGGGCAAGTCGCCGTTTTCAGGGAGGTTTAAGAGCTGGCGACGGGTGATGAAGGAGGCTTCGACGTCGGAAAGAGCTAAGGAGGAggagaggaagaaggagaagaggaggaaGAGGAAGCAGCCAGAGCTAGAGGCGTGCATGTTTGGAGGGAGGGGTAGGTGCAGTGCCGCGCCACCTTGGAAGAGGCGCAAGGCTGCTTATAGGGGGGTGAGATAATTAGAGGTGGTGAAATTGGGAGGGGAGATGTTATCTTGAGGAAACGAGACAGATGGGTACGTTAAGGTTGAAAGCCATTTTAAGAATTGCCATGAAACGATCTTTGGCTCCCATTTTAGCTATTTTCCTTAGGCACCACAGAAGATTGATGGTTATTCTGAGTTCTGAGGTCCATGCATGGTCTGGTTAGTTTTTGATCGAAGAGATAGAAGACTCCAATTTTAGACACTGATCTATTAGGCTTTGTCTTGCAATGTCGGTGCGTAGGCGGCCTAAATTTAGATTCAAAGCGGTTGTGAATTTGCGAACCAGCGAGCGCCCAGTCACCAGCAAATTAACCAAGAGAAACGACGCTTTCAAGTTTGAATTTGgcttctttttttcatttttaatttttggggTGATGACACTTGACAGCTCCCCTTCAAGGGATATATAGTTGTAGGAGTCATTGTAGTGGTCAGCCTCCAAAAATAACAATCGCCAGTATGTTCTTGGTCTTCATTGCCTTACAAAGCCAAAGGTATATAAAATATAGTAGGACctaaatttttttcaaagaataTAATCTCAATGTTATCAATGCTCTCCCCATTAAAGATTCGAATATTgagaattataattttttattcaaaattttattttgatatttaagCAGAGAAGGGTAGAAAAATGTAGTGATAGATTAGTCGAGTGTTCAAAGGATTTCAGACACTTTTAatcaaagtaataataataataataataacaataaatttattattattatgctgtAAATAAAACTTAAAGTAACATTAATTTTATCGTTAAGAGAAGATACAATTCATAATTAATTTCAAACAAATTGAACAATGAATACTTGTTTGGGTCGATGACAAAAATTTACAAGTTTTCTCTTCATATTTTATGGTATGAGAATATGCTTGAATTAATATcctaataatttttaaaatcaattaaatcaatttaacatatatttgaGATAGAGATATCTTGAATTTGAATCTATGTGAATTTGAATAATATatgatacaaaattatattaaatttatccaaatccgTCAAAATCTAAGATTTGAAactcatgctcccaaacacaacatTAAAGTGTTTAAGTTGGTGGCTTGATCCAAATCAATGCTCACCCATAATTACCATATCCTAGCATATTGAGTACAATATTAACATTTCATCTAAAAACATACAttatgtagagacctggaaaatataataaataaaataaaatagaaaaaatggAATTTTGGCTAGAGGAGAAAATTGACGATGGTTTTCTGAAGGGGGAAGAAAATCGCcgacggttttagggtttaaccGCAGGACGGTAAATGGTAAACGGTAAATTTTGGGTCGGTTAATAGAAAATCAGCGATGATTTTCTGAGAATAAGAGAAAACCGATGACGGCTTTTGTTAGTAGTGTTAAGGATATAAAAGAACCGAGAGaacatttgaaaattaaaaatttaaacacacacacacacacacacacactctctctctctctctctctctctctctctctctctctcctctcaaaCCCTATGAACCCCCTTCCAATTTTCTTCAATTCCGGCTCTGTTAAAGCCGGAATTGACGATCAGGAATCACCAcggggttcttgggaagattatTTATAGTGTAGGCGGAGTAGAATTTTGGTTTGGAAAGTTCAAACACCattccaaaattgaggtaagaatgtAATTTGGGTGTTTATGGGTTGTTTATCTAAATTGTTGGATGTGTAGgcctagaaatgtgaatatgaatatagttctGGGGTTGAACTAAGGATTTGGAATTTTGTGAAATACACAGTTATGGTGTAAAAGCTGTAAGCATGAGGTAGAGGTTCGGCGGGTATTTTCCCAAGAAATAaggtaaaaatgataataattgtcTGGTTGATACTTAGTAGATAAATTAGGAATATGCGGGTTCGAAAAAATGTGAATACGATAATTCTaggaaattcagttgattgatTGGGGAAATACATGTGTATAATTTTAAGGCATTGAAATTACAAATACTGCAAGCGTGGAACAGGAAAATAATAAGCAGTTCTTAGAtagtgaggtaagggaaatatgttatgccagttaa
The sequence above is a segment of the Malania oleifera isolate guangnan ecotype guangnan chromosome 8, ASM2987363v1, whole genome shotgun sequence genome. Coding sequences within it:
- the LOC131162806 gene encoding pollen-specific leucine-rich repeat extensin-like protein 3 yields the protein MHASSSGCFLFLLFSFFLSSSLALSDVEASFITRRQLLNLPENGDLPDDFEYEVELVVTFPNSRLKRAYIALQAWKKAMYSDPLNTTGNWVGPNVCAYNGVFCAPALDDPELSVVAGVDLNNADIAGYLPVELGLMTDLALFHINSNRFCGIIPKSFSRLTLLYEFDVSNNRFVGSFPTVVLSLPGLKYLDLRYNDFEGELPPELFNKDLDALFLNNNRFTSIIPDTLGNSPVSVIVIANNRFTGCIPHTIGNMANTLHEAVLSGNRLSGCLPTEIGLLGNVTVLDGSANSFTGVLPRSFSSLKQIEHLNIAHNVLTGFVPENVCRLPSLSNFTFSYNYFKGEAQACEPPSRTDIVLDDASNCLPDRPRQKSARTCNPVVSRPVDCSRSKCGTPSSSSRPNSPPKKTTPPVQKPSSPKPQPQPSPVPEKHPSPPHSQPAKPKPSPKPVPKPPSSSSPKPSPQPVPTPPKTSQPPKASVRSPPTSSPPIPDDPINNSPIGRVKSPPPPSKPSPSSPPIRSSPPHHGSPATPDDPIANSPVGKIRSPPPPSRSLSKPPTRSPPPPVHSPPPPVHSPPPPVRSPPSPVHSPSPPVHSPPPPVHSPPPPVRSPPPPVHSPPPPVHSPPPPVHSPPPPPPVRSSPPPPVHSPPPPVRSPPPPIHSPPPPVHSPPPPVHSPPPPVHSPPPPVHSPPPPVHSPPPPVHSPPPPVHSPPPPVHSPPPPVHSPPPPVHSPPPPVHSPPPPVHSPPPPVHSPPPPVRSPPPPVHSPPPPPVHSPPPPTFSPPPPVHSPPPPPRSSPPPPAPIHSPPPPVFSSPPPPSADDFVLPPTFGSEYASPPPPVFQGY